One Spinacia oleracea cultivar Varoflay chromosome 4, BTI_SOV_V1, whole genome shotgun sequence DNA segment encodes these proteins:
- the LOC110802247 gene encoding probable histone H2A.3, producing MAGRGKTLGSGAAKKATSRSSKAGLQFPVGRIARFLKAGKYAERVGAGAPVYLAAVLEYLAAEVLELAGNAARDNKKTRIVPRHIQLAVRNDEELSKLLGDVTIANGGVMPNIHNLLLPKKAGSNKPTEDD from the exons ATGGCAGGGAGAGGCAAAACCCTAGGTTCTGGGGCGGCGAAGAAGGCAACATCTCGAAGCAGTAAGGCTGGTTTGCAGTTTCCGGTGGGTCGTATTGCTCGGTTTTTGAAGGCTGGGAAATACGCCGAGCGTGTTGGTGCTGGAGCTCCGGTTTACCTCGCCGCCGTCCTTGAATACCTTGCTGCTGAG GTTTTGGAATTGGCAGGAAATGCCGCAAGAGACAACAAGAAAACTAGAATTGTGCCAAGACACATTCAATTGGCAGTAAGAAACGACGAGGAGCTAAGCAAACTTCTTGGTGATGTGACCATTGCCAATGGAGGTGTGATGCCCAACATCCACAACCTTCTTCTCCCAAAGAAGGCTGGTAGCAACAAGCCTACCGAGGATGATTGA
- the LOC110802258 gene encoding formin-like protein 5, with amino-acid sequence MMRIKDVGFWMVFVLLFCSCLGMTLEDRTVIQGILSGFELDSTSQEFDENLVEVLAISCRLELIHVNQIYKHLGYKYNKPDASGARTEPILNGQAALTEEIVRKAVSILEPQKKNNLFKCFREHYLISPISGEEFSPIGWFHKNLNSKFLKLKPTADSRRLLAEAPSLSPSPSPSPALAPSPRSSGAKRSAPKRKAPPPVDGFSVPILIPESESDSTTDNGSNDHNRTTIVVAVVVTACVTFFAALIIFCCCRKAFGGGSKQEIKDDRPLLSLSSSDFTAHGSSPKLWTYENSVNKGNSIYLSSTTGGVSSDVKLSMQSANNVTATAASVNPSNSNASSELKPPPGRFGVPAPGMPPLKAPPGRADPLPLERPASLRRAPSTGGSPPLPPKPPAAAPPPPPPKKAGPPPPGPPPPPPGRGGKPGPKAPPPPKGGSTPSRLPPIAVKGSSSANESDASKAKLKPFFWDKVQANPEHSMVWDQLKSGSFQFNEEMIESLFGFAAAENKNNKKTESNSRDPPSQFIQLIDQKKAQNLSILLRALNVTTEEVRDALLEGNELPSELLETLIKMAPTPEEELKLRLFDGQISQLGAAERFLKALVDIPFAFRRMETLLFMVTLQEEATSLKESFITLEAACKELRNSRLFLKLLEAVLKTGNRMNDGTYRGGAHAFKLDTLLKLADVKGTDGKTTLLHFVVQEIIRSEGVRAVRASRENKSISSVKSEDLLEDVPDDSEEHYRSLGLQVVSGVGDQLENVKKAACLDSDILTGTLAKLGNALLKAKNFLNKEMAEVNEDDGFHRALKSFVKDAEGDTTRLLEEEKRITVLVKNTVDYFHGSSGKEEGLRLFVIVRDFLIMLDKSCREVKEKPKWPTRNQKKREPPLRQTSTETPRTPFSPDFRQKLFPAIVERRMDDGTSSDDD; translated from the exons ATGATGAGAATAAAAGATGTGGGATTCTGGATGGTGTTTGTTCTTCTGTTTTGTTCTTGTTTGGGAATGACCCTGGAAGATAGGACGGTGATCCAGGGAATACTTTCTGGCTTCGAGCTCGATTCGACTTCTCAAGAATTTGATGAAAATTTG GTGGAGGTATTAGCTATTAGTTGCAGACTTGAGTTGATACATGTGAATCAAATTTATAAACATCTTGGTTACAAATACAATAAGCCAGATGCTTCAGGCGCAAGAACTGAACCAATTCTCAACGGTCAAGCAGCGTTGACAGAGGAGATTGTTCGTAAAGCTGTCAGCATATTAGAACCACAGAAAAAGAATAATCTCTTCAAATGCTTCAGGGAGCATTATCTCATCTCCCCAATCTCCGGCGAAGAATTTAGTCCTATTGGTTGGTTCCATAAAAATCTGAATTCCAAATTCCTAAAGTTGAAGCCCACTGCTGACTCAAGAAGGCTTCTAGCTGAAGCTCCGTCtctttctccttctccttctccttctcctgcCCTTGCCCCATCACCTCGATCATCTGGCGCTAAACGCTCTGCTCCAAAGCGAAAGGCTCCACCTCCAGTAGATGGTTTTTCTGTTCCGATTCTTATTCCTGAATCTGAGTCAGACTCGACAACAGATAATGGCAGCAATGACCACAACCGCACTACgattgttgttgctgttgttgttacTGCATGTGTGACATTTTTCGCtgctttaattatattttgttgcTGCCGTAAAGCTTTCGGTGGAGGTTCCAAACAAGAAATTAAGGATGACAGGCCCCTCCTAAGCTTAAGTTCCAGTGACTTCACTGCTCATG GTTCTTCGCCAAAGCTTTGGACTTATGAAAATTCTGTGAACAAAGGGAATTCTATTTATTTGAGTAGCACAACAGGTGGTGTGTCTTCAGATGTTAAGTTATCAATGCAATCTGCTAACAATGTGACGGCCACTGCAGCTTCCGTTAACCCTAGCAATAGTAATGCATCATCGGAGCTGAAGCCACCTCCTGGAAGATTTGGTGTCCCAGCCCCTGGAATGCCTCCTTTGAAGGCTCCCCCTGGGAGAGCTGATCCCTTGCCTCTTGAACGTCCTGCTTCCTTAAGACGAGCTCCAAGCACAGGAGGTTCACCACCACTTCCTCCAAAGCCCCCAGCAGCAGCCCCTCCTCCTCCCCCTCCTAAAAAAGCAGGCCCACCTCCTCCCGGGCCTCCGCCGCCACCACCAGGCCGTGGAGGGAAGCCTGGTCCTAAAGCGCCACCACCACCAAAAGGTGGTAGTACACCATCTCGGCTCCCGCCGATTGCAGTCAAAGGTAGCAGTTCAGCTAATGAGAGTGATGCTTCAAAAGCAAAGCTAAAGCCATTCTTTTGGGACAAAGTTCAAGCCAACCCTGAACATTCAATGGTTTGGGACCAACTTAAATCAGGGTCTTTCCA GTTCAATGAAGAGATGATAGAATCATTATTTGGTTTTGCTGCTGCTgagaacaaaaataataaaaagacaGAGTCTAACTCTCGTGATCCACCATCGCAATTCATTCAACTAATAGATCAGAAGAAGGCACAAAATCTATCTATCCTCTTGCGGGCACTAAATGTTACTACAGAAGAAGTTCGGGATGCTCTGCTAGAAG GGAATGAGCTTCCATCGGAACTCCTTGAGACTTTGATAAAAATGGCTCCAACCCCAGAAGAAGAACTGAAACTGAGACTTTTTGATGGTCAAATTTCTCAACTTGGAGCAGCTGAGCGGTTTCTAAAGGCTTTGGTGGACATCCCATTTGCCTTCAGGCGAATGGAGACATTACTGTTTATGGTTACTCTTCAGGAGGAAGCTACATCATTGAAGGAATCCTTCATTACTCTAGAG GCTGCTTGCAAGGAACTCAGAAACAGTCGCCTTTTTCTGAAGCTTCTAGAAGCTGTTCTTAAGACGGGTAACCGTATGAATGATGGAACATATCGTGGTGGGGCTCACGCATTCAAGCTGGATACGCTGTTGAAATTGGCCGATGTCAAAGGAACAGATGGCAAAACCACACTTCTCCATTTTGTTGTTCAAGAAATAATCCGGTCAGAAGGTGTGAGGGCTGTCCGTGCTTCCCGGGAAAACAAGAGTATATCCAGCGTAAAATCAGAAGATCTTTTGGAAGATGTTCCGGATGATTCTGAGGAGCACTATCGCAGTCTTGGTCTTCAGGTTGTTTCAGGAGTAGGGGACCAGCTAGAAAATGTCAAGAAAGCAGCATGTTTGGATTCAGATATTTTGACAGGAACCCTTGCCAAGCTTGGAAATGCTTTGCTTAAAGCAAAGAACTTTCTGAACAAAGAAATGGCCGAAGTGAATGAAGATGATGGTTTCCATCGGGCCCTTAAAAGCTTTGTAAAGGATGCTGAGGGTGATACCACGCGGTTATTGGAGGAAGAAAAGAGGATTACGGTTCTTGTAAAGAATACAGTTGATTACTTCCATGGAAGTTCTGGGAAGGAAGAAGGGTTGCGTTTGTTTGTCATAGTTCGGGATTTCTTAATAATGCTGGACAAATCATGTAGAGAGGTGAAAGAGAAGCCGAAGTGGCCTACCAGAAATCAGAAGAAACGAGAGCCTCCTTTGAGGCAAACGTCTACTGAAACTCCTCGAACACCATTTTCCCCTGATTTTCGCCAAAAGCTTTTCCCAGCTATTGTAGAACGTCGAATGGATGATGGTACTAGTTCGGATGATGATTGA
- the LOC130472115 gene encoding secreted RxLR effector protein 161-like yields MEWWLRNNRTKYIKDILLDDGMEDCIAAPAPLSCGLKLTTDEGVLLTEPDVYRRLVGRLLYLSITRPDLSYSVQHLSLFVNSPRVPHLRAALHVLKYLKGTIDEGLWYSAVSTTHLSAYSDVDWSSCQYSSRSLSAYAIFLGKNLISWKTKKQRSVSKSSAEAEYRSMSATTSELVWIQGLLEDLQVTISLPVPLYCDNTSAEHLAKNPMFHDKTKNLKRDMHYVR; encoded by the exons ATGGAGTGGTGGCTGCGCAATAACAGAAC AAAATACATCAAGGATATTCTCCTTGATGATGGTATGGAGGATTGCATTGCTGCTCCTGCCCCTCTTTCTTGTGGTTTAAAACTAACCACTGATGAAGGTGTTTTACTCACTGAGCCTGATGTATACAGAAGATTGGTGGGGAGATTGTTGTATCTCAGCATCACAAGACCAGATTTGTCTTATTCAGTCCAACACCTTAGTCTATTTGTGAATTCTCCCAGGGTTCCTCACTTAAGGGCAGCTCTCCATGTCCTCAAATACTTAAAAGGAACTATTGATGAAGGCTTATGGTACTCTGCTGTTTCCACAACTCATCTGTCTGCATACAGTGATGTTGACTGGAGTTCATGTCAGTACAGCAGCAGGTCACTTAGTGCTTATGCTATATTTCTTGGCAAGAATTTGATTTCCTGGAAAACTAAAAAGCAGCGAAGTGTAAGCAAATCCTCTGCTGAGGCTGAATACAGAAGTATGTCAGCTACAACCAGTGAACTTGTTTGGATTCAAGGGCTTCTTGAGGATTTACAAGTTACTATTTCTTTGCCTGTgcctctatattgtgacaacacTTCTGCTGAGCATCTAGCCaagaatcctatgtttcatgATAAAACTAAAAACCTCAAAAGGGATATGCACTATGTTAGATAA